The genomic region CCCTATAAAGCTTTAGCCGATACTTTAGGCAATTTCTCTTATAATGAAGAAGAATATGAAAGGAAAGCTGAAGAGTGGTTGAAGAAAGTTGCCCGTACTAGATACTGAAGTTTTGTTTGCTTTAAATCCAAGGGATCGCAAACATAATGCTGCACTAAAGGTTTTAAGTGAAATTAGGAAAAAGAGTAAGGAAATACTTGTTCCAGATACAGTAATATTTGAGTTTCAAATAATTCTTAAAAGCATTGGCAAGGAACCACTGACTATTAAAGCAGCAATCTTAGCACTCCGAAGAGCTATTGAGATAAATGGAGGGAAAGAAGTTAGAACTATGGACTCAGATCTTATAATGAGACAATGCGAAATTGAAGAAAGATACGGATTAACTTATTTTGATAGTTTAATAGCAGCATCAGTTTTAAAACTTGATGGTGAAATTATTTCAGATGATAAAGCATTTAGTAGAATTCCTGGAATTCATCGCATTCCTTTATTATGATGATCTAGTTTAACTTTCATACTAATTTTCTCAATTTTTCTTAAATTCATTTATTGTATATAAAAAAAGCATGTAAGACATTCTATTGGGAGTTGGATAATGTTCAGATGGTGGCTTAAGTTGTGTAATGAATTAGGTAAACAATAATATATAAAAGGGAAACCATAGAATAGATCGTATGTTGATTGCTAAATAAGGATTTATTCACTTCTGTAACTTAGCTTGAATAAAAATCTCTGAAATAGAGTTTCTTCTATAAGAGCAAATAGGTAAAAGCATAAATTGTTTGAATAATCTACTATCCTCTTTTACTTATATAATTCACTTTTTATTCTTTTTAATGCATAATTTAAATATTAAAATAATGATCTTAAAAGAATTCAATCCATTGTCCTACATTCTTTTCTAAAGCCTTATCATACACAAGCTTAGCTGTTACAGCATCTTGTATAGCTAAACCAGTTGAGCAAAAAACTGTTATTTCTTCTATAGATTCTCTTCCATTCTTTAAACCTGCTACTATTTCTCCTAATTCAGCATATACATCTTTTAATGAAATAATACCTTTTGAAAGAGGAACATTTATTTCCCCTCCATGAACTGCTTGTT from Nitrososphaerota archaeon harbors:
- a CDS encoding PIN domain-containing protein: MPVLDTEVLFALNPRDRKHNAALKVLSEIRKKSKEILVPDTVIFEFQIILKSIGKEPLTIKAAILALRRAIEINGGKEVRTMDSDLIMRQCEIEERYGLTYFDSLIAASVLKLDGEIISDDKAFSRIPGIHRIPLL